The following proteins are encoded in a genomic region of Brachypodium distachyon strain Bd21 chromosome 1, Brachypodium_distachyon_v3.0, whole genome shotgun sequence:
- the LOC100826944 gene encoding mediator of RNA polymerase II transcription subunit 33A isoform X1: MGSAEAPAPVVDAGELERRVMAAVKASEARGDPPLLRAVEVARLVAGEGEGGGLGLPSAELAGILVSNLCFAHNSPSLWKLVSQAMASRLLCPLHVLALLTARVLPQRRAHPKAYRLYLELLKANVTSSSLSLQAGPNRDKITRSIDAALQLSKIYGVSGIDFGHVVILFVLVVITKLIDCVLEDCGFPSGMTEEQDSVYSIEGPQGMDLDVEGVSSAQQIEHREQLRRKNTVMAFEVVHMMAADRKIQAFLRLICHNMPDKFSALSQRLTLVEVHKMTLERLLAPSHKIDDLLMDIRRVSNVDYQPNNKRLVGVLGNMRSSGSLLGQLTGAGRAACWIIFDIYMENAIDGKHLSGISAIEILKETTKTVQAINEASWQETFKALWISALRLVQRAREPLEGPIPHLDARLCMLLALIPLAISAILKEETDASGAEGNKSLPRRLGLISSLQDLVQYSGLLVPPSSLVNVANAAASKAAIFMANYKAGGGNPSMISQSDSSTKAVGNMLHLIVEACISRNLIDTSAYLWSGYVVSSGHLMDTVLPQESPWLNFMQGAPLSDPLKNALIATPASSLAELDKLYHIALNGSEQEKSAAAKILCGETLVRGWNIQEHVVRLVVKLLSPPLPSDSSTQGSMSHYLSQKSTLNAILLGVSYVDTIHILSLYGMVPDVAAALMPLCEAFGSMSPPSNHRSTIFDETTVYSVFSCAFLCLLRLWKFYKPPQEYCLAGRGGSVRLELTLDYLLLMHNSRIEFPNSSATGTNSSSDVDSFNEVPTQPIYIDSFPKLKAWYFQNQACIASPLSGLCNKNPVHQVANKILSMICRKMNKSGVVSGNLSSTSSSSVSGSSLSTSDDSYQRPIVPAWEFLEAVPFVLEAVLTACSHGRLSSRDLTTSLRDLVDFLPASLAAIVSYFSAEITRGIWKTVSMNGTEWPSPGTALHSIEAEVKDILASAGVQIHSCYPRGVPPMLPLPMAALVSLTITFKLDKSLEYIHGIIGQALENCAGGSSWPSMPIIGALWTQKVRRWHDFIVLSCMRSPFGRDKDAVAQLIQSCFSSFLLSSPSSRSDITASRGVGALMGESITDQGLQLPMAPGFIYLRTCRTFHDTYFVSETILKQVIDCSHKLANGWSSNGPSHLKSGRTPLSGAASMAYQVAMLGAGLLCIAGGPLVVQVLYEETLPTLLLSARKQVLKDPGPVSSTLQGYAMANMLFFCGSLLWGSEKTSPAMKMSFLSRRPRVVGTHMDFIAGVLDGHILLGCDPGTWKAYVSCFVFLLVKFVPSWLRDIKLDTLKKIAAGLRSWHEHDLALSLLERGGPQAISIVVDTLLQ, from the exons ATGGGGTcggcggaggcgccggcgccggtggtcGACGCGGGGGAGCTGGAGAGGAGGGTGATGGCGGCGGTGAAGGCGTCGGAGGCGCGCGGGGacccgccgctgctgcgggcggtggaggtggcccgcctcgtcgccggggaaggggaagggggcGGGCTGGGGCTCCCCAGCGCGGAGCTCGCGGGGATCCTCGTCTCCAACCTCTGCTTCGCGCACAACTCGCCCTCGCTGTGGAAGCTCGTCAGCCAGGCCATGGCGTCCCGCCTCCTCTGCCCGCTCCACGTCCTCGCGCTCCTCACCGCCAG GGTTCTGCCGCAGCGGCGAGCCCACCCCAAGGCGTATCGGCTGTACCTGGAGCTGTTGAAGGCCAACGTCACGTCCTCCTCGCTGTCCCTGCAGGCCGGGCCTAATCGTGACAA GATAACGAGATCCATCGATGCCGCTTTGCAACTGTCGAAAATCTATGGGGTTAGCGGAATAGACTTTGGCCATGTCGTCATTCTGTTTGTGTTGGTTGTTATCACCAAACTGATCGATTGCGTGCTGGAGGATTGCGGCTTTCCATCTGGAATGACAGAGGAGCAGGATAGCGTATATTCCATTGAAGGTCCACAGGGTATGGACTTGGATGTCGAAGGGGTCTCTAGTGCGCAGCAAATTGAGCACCGTGAACAGCTGCGTCGAAAGAACACTGTCATGGCTTTTGAAGTGGTGCATATGATGGCTGCTGATAGAAAGATTCAAGCATTTCTCCGTTTGATATGCCACAACAT GCCTGATAAATTCAGTGCTCTGAGCCAGAGGTTGACATTGGTTGAAGTTCACAAAATGACATTGGAGAGACTATTGGCTCCTAGTCATAAAATTGATGATTTGTTGATGGATATCCGGAGAGTTAGCAATGTAGATTATCAGCCAAACAACAAGCGGCTTGTGGGTGTTCTTGGTAACATGAGATCTAGCGGTTCCCTGCTGGGCCAGCTTACAGGAGCCGGAAGAGCTGCATGCTGGATTATATTTGATATTTACATGGAAAATGCAATTGATGGGAAACATCTAAGTGGTATATCTGCTATCGAGATTCTAAAAG AAACGACCAAGACAGTCCAAGCAATCAACGAGGCAAGTTGGCAGGAAACCTTTAAAGCTCTTTGGATTTCTGCACTTCGTCTTGTACAACGG GCTAGAGAACCCCTTGAGGGTCCAATTCCTCATCTAGACGCGAGACTATGCATGCTATTAGCTCTTATTCCTCTAGCAATCTCTGCAATTCTTAAAGAAGAAACTGATGCATCTGGAGCTGAAGGAAACAAAAGCCTTCCACGAAGACTAGGACTTATATCTTCACTCCAGGATTTGGTCCAATATTCTGGACTTCTTGTACCACCTTCGTCACTGGTAAACGTGGCAAATGCTGCAGCTTCGAAGGCTGCTATATTTATGGCTAATTACAAGGCAGGTGGTGGCAACCCAAGCATGATTAGCCAGAGTGACTCTTCGACTAAAGCTG TTGGAAACATGCTGCATCTTATAGTTGAAGCCTGTATCTCAAGGAATTTGATCGATACCTCTGCTTACTTGTGGTCTGGTTATGTTGTATCATCGGGGCATTTGATGGATACAGTTTTACCCCAGGAATCCCCATGGTTGAACTTTATGCAAGGAGCTCCACTATCTGACCCACTTAAGAATGCTCTCATCGCTACTCCTGCTTCAAG TCTTGCAGAACTGGATAAACTGTACCACATAGCATTGAATGGTTcagaacaagaaaaatcaGCTGCAGCTAAAATTCTGTGTGGTGAAACACTTGTTCGTGGTTGGAATATCCAG GAACATGTTGTCCGCTTAGTGGTTAAGTTACTGTCGCCTCCTTTGCCCTCAGATTCCTCAACACAAGGGAGCATGAGCCACTACCTTAGCCAGAAGTCTACGTTGAATGCAATCTTACTTGGTGTTTCATATGTCGATACAATCCACATCCTTTCTTTGTATGGAATG GTTCCAGATGTTGCTGCAGCTTTAATGCCACTCTGCGAAGCCTTTGGGTCAATGTCACCCCCGTCTAACCACAGGTCTACCATTTTTGATGAAACAACGGTTTACTCAGTCTTCTCCTGTGCATTTCTTTGTCTTCTCCGGTTGTGGAAATTTTACAAACCCCCTCAAGAGTACTGTCTTGCTGGCCGCGGAGGCTCAGTAAGGTTGGAACTTACTCTGGACTATTTGTTGTTAATGCACAATAGCCGTATTGAGTTCCCAAATTCATCTGCTACTGGTACTAACTCAAGCAGCGATGTGGATTCATTCAATGAGGTTCCAACCCAACCAATTTATATCGATTCCTTCCCTAAGCTAAAGGCTTGGTACTTTCAGAATCAAGCTTGCATAGCCTCTCCCCTTTCTGGTCTTTGCAACAAAAATCCGGTCCATCAAGttgcaaacaaaattttgagTATGATTTGCCGAAAAATGAATAAAAGCGGGGTAGTATCTGGTAATCTTTCATCCACTTCTAGTAGCAGTGTCAGTGGTTCTTCTCTAAGTACATCAGATGATTCCTATCAAAGACCCATAGTTCCTGCATGGGAATTTCTAGAAGCAGTTCCTTTCGTTCTTGAAGCTGTTCTTACAGCATGTTCTCATGGGAGGCTTTCCAGCCGGGACTTGACTACAA GTTTAAGGGATCTAGTGGACTTCTTGCCAGCTTCTCTGGCTGCAATTGTTAGCTACTTCTCAGCAGAAATTACGCGAGGAATATGGAAAACTGTCTCTATGAATGGAACTGAATGGCCAAGCCCTGGTACTGCCCTTCACTCCATTGAAGCTGAAGTAAAGGACATTCTTGCATCTGCTGGTGTTCAGATTCACAGCTGCTACCCAC GTGGTGTTCCGCCAATGCTTCCTTTACCAATGGCTGCGCTTGTCAGCTTGACTATTACGTTTAAGCTGGATAAGAGTCTGGAATATATTCATGGGATCATTGGCCAGGCACTTGAGAACTGCGCAGGGGGCAGTTCCTGGCCAAGCATGCCCATCATAGGGGCCTTATGGACACAGAAAGTGCGAAGATGGCATGATTTCATTGTCCTCTCATGTATGCGTTCTCCGTTCGGCAGAGACAAAGATGCGGTTGCACAGCTCATCCAAAGTTGCTTCTCATCCTTTCTGCTCTCCTCCCCGTCCAGCAGGTCTGATATTACTGCAAGCCGTGGAGTTGGAGCTTTAATGGGAGAGTCAATCACAGACCAAGGTCTGCAGCTTCCCATGGCCCCTGGATTCATTTACCTGAGAACTTGTCGAACGTTCCATGATACCTACTTTGTCAGCGAGACGATCCTCAAGCAAGTGATTGATTGTTCCCACAAACTTGCAAACGGATGGTCTTCCAATGGGCCTTCACATTTAAAATCAGGCCGAACGCCACTATCTGGTGCTGCATCCATGGCGTATCAGGTTGCTATGCTTGGTGCCGGACTCCTGTGTATTGCAGGGGGGCCTCTCGTGGTCCAGGTGCTGTACGAGGAGACCTTGCCGACGCTACTGCTATCAGCTCGAAAACAGGTTTTGAAAGACCCTGGACCAGTGTCCAGCACACTCCAAGGTTATGCCATGGCCAACATGCTCTTCTTTTGTGGCAGTCTACTCTGGGGTTCAGAAAAGACTTCTCCAGCTATGAAAATGTCTTTCCTGTCAAGGAGGCCACGAGTGGTGGGCACTCACATGGATTTTATTGCCGGTGTGTTGGACGGGCACATCTTGCTGGGCTGCGACCCAGGTACATGGAAGGCATATGTTTCGTGCTTTGTATTCCTGCTGGTGAAGTTTGTTCCGTCATGGCTGCGGGACATAAAACTCGACACGCTGAAGAAGATTGCCGCTGGCCTTCGGAGTTGGCATGAGCATGATCTCGCTCTATCTCTACTTGAGCGAGGAGGACCACAGGCGATCTCCATCGTAGTGGATACCTTGCTGCAATGA
- the LOC100826944 gene encoding mediator of RNA polymerase II transcription subunit 33A isoform X2, whose amino-acid sequence MPQHVRPDKFSALSQRLTLVEVHKMTLERLLAPSHKIDDLLMDIRRVSNVDYQPNNKRLVGVLGNMRSSGSLLGQLTGAGRAACWIIFDIYMENAIDGKHLSGISAIEILKETTKTVQAINEASWQETFKALWISALRLVQRAREPLEGPIPHLDARLCMLLALIPLAISAILKEETDASGAEGNKSLPRRLGLISSLQDLVQYSGLLVPPSSLVNVANAAASKAAIFMANYKAGGGNPSMISQSDSSTKAVGNMLHLIVEACISRNLIDTSAYLWSGYVVSSGHLMDTVLPQESPWLNFMQGAPLSDPLKNALIATPASSLAELDKLYHIALNGSEQEKSAAAKILCGETLVRGWNIQEHVVRLVVKLLSPPLPSDSSTQGSMSHYLSQKSTLNAILLGVSYVDTIHILSLYGMVPDVAAALMPLCEAFGSMSPPSNHRSTIFDETTVYSVFSCAFLCLLRLWKFYKPPQEYCLAGRGGSVRLELTLDYLLLMHNSRIEFPNSSATGTNSSSDVDSFNEVPTQPIYIDSFPKLKAWYFQNQACIASPLSGLCNKNPVHQVANKILSMICRKMNKSGVVSGNLSSTSSSSVSGSSLSTSDDSYQRPIVPAWEFLEAVPFVLEAVLTACSHGRLSSRDLTTSLRDLVDFLPASLAAIVSYFSAEITRGIWKTVSMNGTEWPSPGTALHSIEAEVKDILASAGVQIHSCYPRGVPPMLPLPMAALVSLTITFKLDKSLEYIHGIIGQALENCAGGSSWPSMPIIGALWTQKVRRWHDFIVLSCMRSPFGRDKDAVAQLIQSCFSSFLLSSPSSRSDITASRGVGALMGESITDQGLQLPMAPGFIYLRTCRTFHDTYFVSETILKQVIDCSHKLANGWSSNGPSHLKSGRTPLSGAASMAYQVAMLGAGLLCIAGGPLVVQVLYEETLPTLLLSARKQVLKDPGPVSSTLQGYAMANMLFFCGSLLWGSEKTSPAMKMSFLSRRPRVVGTHMDFIAGVLDGHILLGCDPGTWKAYVSCFVFLLVKFVPSWLRDIKLDTLKKIAAGLRSWHEHDLALSLLERGGPQAISIVVDTLLQ is encoded by the exons ATGCCACAACAT GTTAGGCCTGATAAATTCAGTGCTCTGAGCCAGAGGTTGACATTGGTTGAAGTTCACAAAATGACATTGGAGAGACTATTGGCTCCTAGTCATAAAATTGATGATTTGTTGATGGATATCCGGAGAGTTAGCAATGTAGATTATCAGCCAAACAACAAGCGGCTTGTGGGTGTTCTTGGTAACATGAGATCTAGCGGTTCCCTGCTGGGCCAGCTTACAGGAGCCGGAAGAGCTGCATGCTGGATTATATTTGATATTTACATGGAAAATGCAATTGATGGGAAACATCTAAGTGGTATATCTGCTATCGAGATTCTAAAAG AAACGACCAAGACAGTCCAAGCAATCAACGAGGCAAGTTGGCAGGAAACCTTTAAAGCTCTTTGGATTTCTGCACTTCGTCTTGTACAACGG GCTAGAGAACCCCTTGAGGGTCCAATTCCTCATCTAGACGCGAGACTATGCATGCTATTAGCTCTTATTCCTCTAGCAATCTCTGCAATTCTTAAAGAAGAAACTGATGCATCTGGAGCTGAAGGAAACAAAAGCCTTCCACGAAGACTAGGACTTATATCTTCACTCCAGGATTTGGTCCAATATTCTGGACTTCTTGTACCACCTTCGTCACTGGTAAACGTGGCAAATGCTGCAGCTTCGAAGGCTGCTATATTTATGGCTAATTACAAGGCAGGTGGTGGCAACCCAAGCATGATTAGCCAGAGTGACTCTTCGACTAAAGCTG TTGGAAACATGCTGCATCTTATAGTTGAAGCCTGTATCTCAAGGAATTTGATCGATACCTCTGCTTACTTGTGGTCTGGTTATGTTGTATCATCGGGGCATTTGATGGATACAGTTTTACCCCAGGAATCCCCATGGTTGAACTTTATGCAAGGAGCTCCACTATCTGACCCACTTAAGAATGCTCTCATCGCTACTCCTGCTTCAAG TCTTGCAGAACTGGATAAACTGTACCACATAGCATTGAATGGTTcagaacaagaaaaatcaGCTGCAGCTAAAATTCTGTGTGGTGAAACACTTGTTCGTGGTTGGAATATCCAG GAACATGTTGTCCGCTTAGTGGTTAAGTTACTGTCGCCTCCTTTGCCCTCAGATTCCTCAACACAAGGGAGCATGAGCCACTACCTTAGCCAGAAGTCTACGTTGAATGCAATCTTACTTGGTGTTTCATATGTCGATACAATCCACATCCTTTCTTTGTATGGAATG GTTCCAGATGTTGCTGCAGCTTTAATGCCACTCTGCGAAGCCTTTGGGTCAATGTCACCCCCGTCTAACCACAGGTCTACCATTTTTGATGAAACAACGGTTTACTCAGTCTTCTCCTGTGCATTTCTTTGTCTTCTCCGGTTGTGGAAATTTTACAAACCCCCTCAAGAGTACTGTCTTGCTGGCCGCGGAGGCTCAGTAAGGTTGGAACTTACTCTGGACTATTTGTTGTTAATGCACAATAGCCGTATTGAGTTCCCAAATTCATCTGCTACTGGTACTAACTCAAGCAGCGATGTGGATTCATTCAATGAGGTTCCAACCCAACCAATTTATATCGATTCCTTCCCTAAGCTAAAGGCTTGGTACTTTCAGAATCAAGCTTGCATAGCCTCTCCCCTTTCTGGTCTTTGCAACAAAAATCCGGTCCATCAAGttgcaaacaaaattttgagTATGATTTGCCGAAAAATGAATAAAAGCGGGGTAGTATCTGGTAATCTTTCATCCACTTCTAGTAGCAGTGTCAGTGGTTCTTCTCTAAGTACATCAGATGATTCCTATCAAAGACCCATAGTTCCTGCATGGGAATTTCTAGAAGCAGTTCCTTTCGTTCTTGAAGCTGTTCTTACAGCATGTTCTCATGGGAGGCTTTCCAGCCGGGACTTGACTACAA GTTTAAGGGATCTAGTGGACTTCTTGCCAGCTTCTCTGGCTGCAATTGTTAGCTACTTCTCAGCAGAAATTACGCGAGGAATATGGAAAACTGTCTCTATGAATGGAACTGAATGGCCAAGCCCTGGTACTGCCCTTCACTCCATTGAAGCTGAAGTAAAGGACATTCTTGCATCTGCTGGTGTTCAGATTCACAGCTGCTACCCAC GTGGTGTTCCGCCAATGCTTCCTTTACCAATGGCTGCGCTTGTCAGCTTGACTATTACGTTTAAGCTGGATAAGAGTCTGGAATATATTCATGGGATCATTGGCCAGGCACTTGAGAACTGCGCAGGGGGCAGTTCCTGGCCAAGCATGCCCATCATAGGGGCCTTATGGACACAGAAAGTGCGAAGATGGCATGATTTCATTGTCCTCTCATGTATGCGTTCTCCGTTCGGCAGAGACAAAGATGCGGTTGCACAGCTCATCCAAAGTTGCTTCTCATCCTTTCTGCTCTCCTCCCCGTCCAGCAGGTCTGATATTACTGCAAGCCGTGGAGTTGGAGCTTTAATGGGAGAGTCAATCACAGACCAAGGTCTGCAGCTTCCCATGGCCCCTGGATTCATTTACCTGAGAACTTGTCGAACGTTCCATGATACCTACTTTGTCAGCGAGACGATCCTCAAGCAAGTGATTGATTGTTCCCACAAACTTGCAAACGGATGGTCTTCCAATGGGCCTTCACATTTAAAATCAGGCCGAACGCCACTATCTGGTGCTGCATCCATGGCGTATCAGGTTGCTATGCTTGGTGCCGGACTCCTGTGTATTGCAGGGGGGCCTCTCGTGGTCCAGGTGCTGTACGAGGAGACCTTGCCGACGCTACTGCTATCAGCTCGAAAACAGGTTTTGAAAGACCCTGGACCAGTGTCCAGCACACTCCAAGGTTATGCCATGGCCAACATGCTCTTCTTTTGTGGCAGTCTACTCTGGGGTTCAGAAAAGACTTCTCCAGCTATGAAAATGTCTTTCCTGTCAAGGAGGCCACGAGTGGTGGGCACTCACATGGATTTTATTGCCGGTGTGTTGGACGGGCACATCTTGCTGGGCTGCGACCCAGGTACATGGAAGGCATATGTTTCGTGCTTTGTATTCCTGCTGGTGAAGTTTGTTCCGTCATGGCTGCGGGACATAAAACTCGACACGCTGAAGAAGATTGCCGCTGGCCTTCGGAGTTGGCATGAGCATGATCTCGCTCTATCTCTACTTGAGCGAGGAGGACCACAGGCGATCTCCATCGTAGTGGATACCTTGCTGCAATGA
- the LOC100828543 gene encoding cytochrome P450 714B1, with the protein MVSVAVLKAAAAVCAVLASTLAVYLYRVLWLVPERLRRQLRAQGIAGPPPSFPYGNLADMRKASAEAKRTSSSSIGVGGGGGSIVHDYRPAVFPFYETWRKQYGPVFTYSVGNMVFLHVSDAAMVRDVCLCVSLELGKSTYNKATHRPLFGDGILKSNGASWSRQRKLIAPHFFPDKVKGMVELMVGSARALVMAWEERVTAAAANGGCEVELKVDDDIRAYSADVISRACFGSSYDKGKEIFAAIRELQKTVSKPNLLAEMLTGGLLHNNRDAWRLNRSVGKLILDTVNATEKEENNLLNAMLRSAAAAAEAGEGDGEGGGGLSKAAAEDFVVDNCKNIYFAGYESTAITAAWCLMLLALHPDWQRRVRGEVLCELPDDGTATLPDSSSLQKMKQLTMVIQETLRLYPAGSVVSRQALPRDGVTLGGVRVPGGVNVYVPVSTVHLDETLWGSRALEFDPARFAAGSGSTAPHMYLPFGAGARSCLGQGFAMAELKVLLALVLARFEVRLSPAYVHSPVLRLVVEPEHGVRLLLTRVRA; encoded by the exons atggtgaGCGTGGCGGTGctcaaggcggcggcggccgtgtgCGCCGTGCTGGCGTCCACGCTGGCGGTGTATTTGTACAGGGTCCTGTGGCTGGTGCCCGAGAGgctccgccgccagctgcgAGCGCAGGGGAtcgccgggccgccgccgtccttccCTTACGGCAACCTCGCCGACATGAGGAAGGCGTCCGCCGAGGCCAAAcggacgtcgtcgtcgtcgatcggcgtcggcggcggcggcggtagtATCGTGCACGACTACCGCCCCGCCGTGTTCCCCTTCTACGAGACTTGGAGGAAGCAGTACG GCCCGGTGTTCACGTACTCGGTGGGCAACATGGTGTTCCTGCACGTGAGCGATGCGGCCATGGTCCGGGACGTGTGCCTGTGCGTGTCCCTGGAGCTGGGCAAGAGCACCTACAACAAGGCCACACACCGGCCCCTCTTCGGCGACGGCATCCTCAAGTCCAACGGCGCCTCCTGGTCCCGCCAGCGCAAGCTCATCGCCCCCCATTTCTTCCCCGACAAAGTCAAG GGTATGGTGGAGCTGATGGTGGGCTCGGCGAGGGCGCTGGTGATGGCGTGGGAGGAGAGggtgacggcggcagcggcgaatGGCGGCTGCGAGGTGGAGCTGAAGGTGGACGACGACATCAGGGCCTACTCGGCGGACGTGATCTCCAGGGCGTGCTTCGGGAGCAGCTACGACAAGGGCAAGGAGATCTTCGCGGCCATCCGTGAGCTCCAGAAGACGGTCTCCAAGCCCAACCTTCTCGCTGAGATGCTCACCGGAGGCCTCCTCCACAACAACCGGGACGCGTGGCGGCTCAACCGCAGCGTGGGCAAGCTGATCCTCGACACCGTTAATGCAACCGAGAAGGAGGAGAACAACCTTCTGAATGCCATGCTCCGTAGcgcggctgctgccgccgaggccggagaaggagatggagaaggcggcggtggGCTGAGCAAGGCTGCGGCGGAGGATTTTGTTGTCGATAACTGTAAGAACATCTATTTCGCTGGGTACGAGAGCACGGCCATCACGGCGGCCTGGTGCCTCATGCTCCTCGCCCTGCACCCGGACTGGCAGCGCCGGGTGCGCGGCGAGGTGCTTTGCGAGCTCCCCGACGACGGCACGGCTACTCTCCCAgactcctcctccctccagaAGATGAAGCAG CTGACGATGGTGATCCAGGAGACTTTAAGGCTATACCCGGCAGGGTCGGTGGTGTCGCGGCAGGCGCTGCCGCGGGACGGGGTGACCCTGGGCGGGGTACGGGTGCCGGGGGGAGTGAACGTGTACGTGCCAGTGTCCACGGTGCACCTGGACGAGACCCTTTGGGGGAGCCGCGCGCTGGAGTTCGACCCGGCCCGGTTCGCGGCGGGCTCCGGCTCAACCGCCCCGCACATGTACCTGCCGTTCGGGGCCGGCGCACGGTCCTGCCTCGGCCAAGGGTTCGCCATGGCCGAGCTCAAAGTCCTGCTGGCGCTCGTGCTGGCCAGGTTCGAGGTGAGGCTGTCACCGGCTTACGTGCACTCTCCGGTGCTCAGGCTCGTTGTAGAGCCGGAGCACGGCGTCAGGCTCCTGCTCACGCGCGTGCGTGCGTAG